The Paraburkholderia fungorum genome window below encodes:
- a CDS encoding ABC transporter permease, protein MDMTRQLSFGRMTLGACVVLILAFLMVPVIIIVPLSFSDASFLTFPPPGYSLRWYHAFFDNPAWIAAARTTFVASTCAALIATPLGIMAAYGIQNGSHWSLRYLRTLLMLPLMVPIIIVAVGVFFVYSQAGYVNTLGGLIAADTMLGLPYVLISVGADLRTFDPTQEMVARSLGMNRFRAFMTVTLPQIRSSVIAAAVFVFIQALDETVVALFVSGGDNQTLTRRMFVTLRDEIDPTIAAISTMLTAITLCLVMIVVVSRRSSAAARA, encoded by the coding sequence ATGGACATGACCCGGCAACTGTCGTTCGGACGCATGACGCTGGGGGCGTGCGTCGTGCTGATCCTCGCGTTCCTGATGGTGCCCGTCATCATCATCGTGCCGCTGTCGTTTTCCGATGCGAGCTTCCTGACCTTTCCGCCGCCGGGCTATTCGCTGCGCTGGTATCACGCGTTCTTCGACAACCCGGCGTGGATCGCCGCGGCGCGGACTACCTTCGTCGCGTCGACCTGCGCCGCGCTGATCGCGACGCCGCTCGGAATCATGGCCGCGTACGGCATCCAGAACGGCTCGCACTGGTCGCTACGCTATCTGCGCACGCTGCTGATGTTGCCGCTGATGGTGCCGATCATCATCGTCGCGGTCGGTGTGTTTTTCGTCTATTCGCAGGCGGGTTACGTGAATACGCTCGGCGGCCTGATCGCGGCCGACACCATGCTCGGCCTGCCGTACGTGCTGATCTCGGTCGGCGCCGATCTGCGTACGTTCGACCCGACCCAGGAGATGGTTGCGCGCAGCCTCGGCATGAACCGCTTTCGCGCGTTCATGACGGTGACGCTGCCGCAGATCCGGTCGAGCGTGATTGCCGCGGCGGTGTTCGTGTTCATTCAGGCGCTGGACGAAACCGTCGTCGCGCTGTTCGTGTCGGGCGGCGACAACCAGACGCTCACACGCCGCATGTTCGTCACGTTGCGCGACGAGATCGACCCCACCATCGCCGCGATCAGCACGATGCTGACGGCCATCACGCTGTGCCTCGTGATGATCGTCGTCGTGAGCCGGCGTTCGTCGGCGGCGGCACGAGCCTAG
- a CDS encoding ABC transporter permease has product MTIAKRMLQDPTMMPSATTDPSVRYRQREDRAMLLLMTPALLVAVVLVVVPLAWLSWQSIYQDGGFTLANYRRVFTEAYLSTFVLTFRLSLIVTALTLLLGYPVAYFAASISPRWSALVLGMVILPFWTSVLVRTYAWLVLLQRTGLINKALLGMGLIDRPLQLSYNQLGTVIAMVHILLPFMVLPLYSAMQKIPANLSQAGASLGGSPWHVFLRVFLPLSMSGVLAGATLVFVLCLGFYITPELMGGGKSMMVSMIVSRNVDIYNSWGAASSVSVVLLICVFAVFYAVSRVIPLEKTLGAK; this is encoded by the coding sequence ATGACGATAGCCAAACGGATGTTGCAAGACCCGACTATGATGCCTTCCGCCACGACCGACCCGTCAGTCCGCTACCGGCAACGCGAGGACCGCGCGATGCTGCTTCTCATGACGCCGGCGTTGCTGGTCGCAGTGGTGCTGGTGGTGGTGCCGCTCGCGTGGCTGTCGTGGCAGTCGATTTATCAGGACGGCGGTTTCACGCTCGCGAACTACCGGCGCGTGTTCACGGAAGCCTATCTCTCCACGTTCGTGCTGACGTTCAGGCTCAGCCTCATCGTGACCGCGTTGACGCTGCTGCTCGGCTATCCCGTCGCGTATTTCGCGGCGTCGATCTCGCCGCGCTGGAGCGCGCTCGTGCTCGGCATGGTGATCCTGCCGTTCTGGACCAGCGTGCTGGTGCGGACCTACGCGTGGCTCGTGTTGTTGCAGCGCACCGGGTTGATCAACAAGGCGCTGCTCGGCATGGGACTGATCGACCGGCCGTTGCAGCTTTCGTATAACCAGCTCGGCACCGTCATCGCGATGGTGCACATCCTGTTGCCGTTCATGGTGCTGCCGTTGTATTCCGCGATGCAGAAGATCCCGGCGAATCTTTCCCAGGCGGGCGCGAGCCTCGGCGGCTCGCCGTGGCATGTGTTCTTGCGCGTCTTCCTGCCTTTGTCGATGAGCGGCGTGCTGGCGGGCGCGACCCTGGTGTTCGTGTTGTGCCTGGGCTTCTACATCACGCCTGAACTGATGGGCGGCGGCAAGTCGATGATGGTGTCGATGATCGTGAGCCGCAATGTCGATATCTACAACAGCTGGGGCGCGGCAAGTTCGGTGAGTGTGGTGCTGCTCATCTGCGTATTCGCGGTGTTTTACGCCGTGAGCCGTGTGATTCCGCTCGAAAAGACATTGGGAGCGAAGTGA
- a CDS encoding aldehyde dehydrogenase family protein has translation MRHLQQFYIDGEWVEPSGTARLAVIDPCTEESLGEVALGNAHDADRAVAAAKRAFVSFSQTSVAERVALLESILEAYLKRYDEMAEVISREIGAPAKLSHDWQAALGKRHLEETLRTVERFPWQRMKGSTLVNHEPVGVAALITPWNWPINQIVCKVAPALAAGCTMVLKPSEVSPLNALLFAEIIDAAGVPKGVFNLVNGDGPTVGAVLAAHPDVDMVSFTGSTRAGVEIARLAAPTVKRVHQELGGKSANLLLDDADFDTAVAAGVRSCFGNSGQSCNAPTRMLVPAARHDEAVAIATRVAQTLRVGAADDPATGMGPVVSSVQFERVQRLIGVGIEEGATLAAGGLGRPEGLQRGYYVKPTVFANVNPSMTIAREEIFGPVLAIMPYRDEEDAIAIANDTPFGLAAYVQSADQAHARRVALRMRAGSVYVNYPAWDPGSPFGGYKQSGNGREYGEWGLEAFLEVKGVVGYGS, from the coding sequence ATGCGACATCTACAGCAGTTCTATATCGACGGCGAATGGGTCGAGCCGTCGGGCACCGCGCGCCTGGCCGTCATCGATCCCTGCACGGAAGAATCGCTGGGCGAGGTTGCGCTCGGCAATGCACACGACGCCGATCGCGCGGTAGCGGCCGCAAAGCGCGCGTTCGTATCGTTCTCGCAGACGAGCGTGGCCGAGCGCGTCGCGTTGCTCGAAAGCATTCTCGAAGCGTATCTGAAGCGCTACGACGAGATGGCCGAAGTCATTTCGCGTGAGATCGGCGCGCCTGCGAAGCTGTCGCACGACTGGCAGGCCGCGCTCGGCAAGCGGCATCTCGAGGAGACGCTGCGCACCGTCGAACGTTTCCCGTGGCAGCGTATGAAGGGCAGCACGCTCGTCAATCACGAGCCCGTCGGCGTCGCGGCGCTGATCACGCCTTGGAACTGGCCGATCAATCAGATCGTCTGCAAGGTTGCGCCGGCGCTCGCGGCGGGCTGCACGATGGTGCTCAAGCCGAGCGAGGTGTCGCCGCTGAACGCGTTGCTGTTCGCCGAGATCATCGACGCAGCGGGGGTGCCGAAAGGCGTCTTCAATCTCGTGAACGGCGACGGTCCGACGGTCGGTGCGGTCCTTGCCGCGCATCCCGATGTCGACATGGTGTCGTTCACCGGATCGACGCGGGCAGGCGTCGAGATCGCGCGGCTCGCTGCGCCGACGGTCAAGCGTGTGCATCAGGAGTTGGGCGGCAAGTCGGCGAACCTCCTGCTCGATGATGCCGATTTCGACACGGCGGTCGCGGCGGGCGTTCGTTCATGCTTCGGCAACAGCGGCCAGTCCTGCAACGCGCCGACGCGCATGCTGGTGCCGGCGGCGCGTCACGACGAAGCCGTGGCGATTGCAACGCGTGTCGCGCAGACGCTGCGAGTCGGCGCGGCGGACGATCCGGCAACCGGCATGGGTCCGGTCGTCAGCAGCGTGCAGTTCGAGCGCGTGCAGCGGCTCATTGGCGTGGGCATCGAGGAGGGGGCGACGCTGGCCGCCGGTGGACTCGGCCGCCCCGAAGGTCTGCAACGCGGCTATTACGTGAAGCCCACGGTATTCGCCAACGTGAATCCGTCGATGACGATCGCCCGCGAGGAAATCTTCGGTCCTGTTCTGGCGATCATGCCGTACCGCGATGAAGAAGACGCCATCGCCATCGCGAACGACACGCCGTTCGGCCTCGCTGCTTACGTGCAATCCGCCGATCAGGCGCACGCGCGGCGCGTGGCGTTGCGGATGCGCGCGGGCAGCGTCTACGTGAACTATCCTGCGTGGGATCCGGGCTCGCCGTTCGGCGGCTACAAGCAGTCGGGCAATGGCCGCGAGTACGGCGAGTGGGGGCTGGAAGCGTTTCTGGAAGTGAAGGGCGTCGTGGGCTACGGAAGCTGA